One Synechococcus sp. CC9605 genomic window carries:
- a CDS encoding class I SAM-dependent methyltransferase has product MTHPKPSDAATPVVSAFYDRFPFPGDPLQDGPPPGYNWRWCHRSVLAAVYGSIPAGMEAPRILDAGCGTGVSTDYLCHLNPGADVLGVDISDGALAVARERCRRSGAAEQVTSLRQEQRSLLDLSDEGSFDYINSVGVLHHLDQPEAGLRSLADRLAPSGLLHLFLYADAGRWEIHRTQKALSLLNAGTGSEGLRLGRELFETLPEGNRLARHHRERWAVDCAPDANFADMYLHPQETSYNLELLFAFIERAGLHFAGFSNPEVWDPSRLLQGELLERAQALPPRQQWELVEQLDPDISHFEFFLSAAPVERPRWSDEALGLASGLVQPCLWGEPDPILGRNMEPIQLSDADRALLRIVAEQPEQRLGALASPDQIRDLVDRQLLLLEE; this is encoded by the coding sequence ATGACCCACCCCAAGCCCAGTGATGCTGCGACTCCCGTGGTGAGTGCGTTTTATGACCGCTTTCCCTTCCCGGGGGATCCACTGCAGGACGGGCCGCCACCTGGATACAACTGGCGTTGGTGTCACCGCAGTGTTCTGGCTGCCGTGTACGGATCGATCCCTGCAGGGATGGAGGCGCCGCGGATCCTCGATGCCGGCTGTGGCACGGGGGTGAGCACCGATTACCTCTGCCATCTCAACCCGGGGGCTGATGTGCTCGGGGTGGACATCAGTGATGGGGCTCTTGCTGTGGCGCGGGAACGCTGCCGGCGCTCCGGGGCGGCCGAGCAAGTGACCTCCCTGCGTCAGGAGCAGCGCAGTCTTCTTGATCTGAGTGACGAAGGGTCGTTCGACTACATCAATTCGGTGGGGGTGTTGCATCACCTGGATCAGCCGGAAGCGGGGTTGCGCTCTCTGGCGGATCGCCTGGCTCCGTCGGGTCTGCTGCATCTCTTTCTTTACGCCGATGCCGGTCGCTGGGAGATCCATCGCACCCAGAAAGCGCTAAGTCTTCTCAATGCCGGCACAGGCTCGGAGGGCCTGCGTCTGGGGCGGGAGCTGTTCGAAACCCTGCCCGAGGGCAACCGCCTTGCCCGTCATCACCGGGAACGCTGGGCCGTGGACTGCGCCCCTGACGCGAATTTCGCGGACATGTATCTGCACCCGCAGGAAACCAGTTACAACCTCGAGCTTCTCTTCGCGTTCATCGAAAGGGCAGGTCTGCATTTCGCCGGCTTCTCCAATCCGGAGGTTTGGGATCCATCCCGTCTTCTTCAGGGAGAACTGCTGGAGCGAGCCCAGGCCTTGCCACCGCGTCAGCAGTGGGAGCTTGTGGAGCAGCTGGATCCCGACATCAGCCACTTCGAGTTCTTTCTCTCCGCGGCACCGGTGGAGCGACCTCGCTGGAGTGATGAGGCCCTTGGCCTGGCCAGCGGTTTGGTTCAGCCCTGCCTCTGGGGGGAACCCGATCCGATTCTTGGTCGCAACATGGAGCCCATTCAGCTCAGTGATGCCGACCGCGCCCTGCTGAGGATTGTCGCTGAGCAGCCGGAACAGAGGCTGGGGGCCCTTGCGTCTCCCGATCAGATCCGCGACCTTGTGGATCGCCAGCTGCTTCTGTTGGAGGAATAA
- a CDS encoding phycobilisome rod-core linker polypeptide, with amino-acid sequence MTVTASSGSPRVSPQLFDTLPLSSVRQAEQQDRFPDIGELDSLVTFFRTGQDRIEASRIIAANAEAIVARAANRIFVGGTPLSFLEAPLTTGETGRSTGQEGTPLAADQAAFEQSVRTFTGDSGTKKRGNFLTRLLEGAGGDADIRVVLPTGFNAISVAKYGPAFMRKSVRDMGWFLRYVGYALVAGDPSILAVNTRGLRDILLENCSLAATNVALQEMRAASAELLRDRPEARQMTIDCFNVLLQELAIPTPSTKQRQGSAVQQGLQLPAIYALASEGRQLFEMRPGLSGAEKAEIIRAAYRQVFERDIAKGYSQTPCSDKASAVAQGQISMREFVRALGRSKEYRQQFHDGFVNSRVVELAYRHFLGRGISSLEEFRKSFAILSDQGLNGLVDVLVNSSEYAQAFGEETVPYLRDLGTEAQESAGWGSNRKLFNFSAPFDGAPQYVTLYASYRQPFADQHVYGGGNDPVANKFGAIFPSGTASVATRPAPYGYDSRRLLVSNGLNSPGQLDSDSFRKSRPRKGGPRVMRLQQIATGGTVNPGRGGQPSVRTTEASTQAVIKAVYVQVLGNGGYAGERMSSDEARLENGDISLRDFVRAVAKSDAFRRRYWSGLYIVKAIEVMHRRLLGRPTFGRWEIDALFDTAARQGFFGVVDALIDSKDYSEAFGADTVPYERFITPGDVTARRTPGWSRALNLEAAADLTLSSRPETQRSEAFRSSGDVTPRNLPDTQKTATQDFTTKTSGNAAAPSWLSVVRQQRLASNRTGFPMRRASNSTPTSIGGRSWSVELISSNARSGQALPRMGMALVTEGAEGFRLRGGLPATLELKQPYSEDELETAVNATYKQLLNRVPTGNERLISAESRLRNQDIDLTEFIAEVAMSEAFQNRIATMAPLRAASAAGLALLGRATTPAETSRFLITRAQAGHGAAVTELLAERISTTVPRIDGMATTSGVNQATIQRTASLYRGNAGLNPPKGDAI; translated from the coding sequence ATGACAGTGACCGCCAGCAGCGGCAGCCCGCGCGTGTCTCCCCAACTGTTCGACACGCTGCCGCTCTCCAGCGTCCGTCAGGCAGAGCAGCAGGATCGATTCCCTGACATTGGGGAACTGGACAGTCTTGTGACCTTCTTCCGCACCGGTCAGGACCGGATCGAAGCGTCCCGGATCATTGCGGCCAACGCCGAGGCCATCGTGGCCCGCGCCGCCAACAGAATTTTTGTGGGAGGCACGCCCCTCTCCTTCCTTGAAGCCCCACTTACAACAGGAGAAACCGGCCGTTCAACCGGTCAGGAAGGCACTCCGCTGGCAGCTGACCAAGCCGCGTTTGAGCAGTCGGTGCGCACGTTCACTGGCGATAGCGGCACAAAAAAAAGAGGCAACTTCCTGACGCGTCTTCTCGAAGGGGCCGGTGGGGATGCTGATATTCGTGTGGTGCTTCCCACAGGCTTCAACGCCATCAGCGTGGCCAAATACGGCCCGGCCTTCATGCGCAAGTCAGTGCGTGACATGGGTTGGTTCCTGCGCTATGTGGGTTACGCACTGGTCGCCGGAGACCCCAGCATCCTTGCGGTGAACACCCGCGGGCTGCGGGACATCCTTCTCGAAAACTGCTCCCTGGCCGCCACCAATGTGGCCCTTCAGGAAATGCGTGCCGCCTCAGCGGAACTACTGCGGGATCGTCCTGAAGCCCGTCAGATGACCATCGACTGCTTCAACGTTCTGTTGCAAGAGCTGGCCATCCCCACCCCCAGCACCAAGCAACGCCAGGGGAGTGCGGTGCAACAGGGCCTGCAGCTGCCCGCGATCTATGCCCTGGCATCCGAAGGACGCCAGCTGTTTGAAATGCGGCCGGGTCTGTCGGGTGCCGAAAAAGCAGAAATCATCCGTGCCGCTTACCGCCAGGTTTTTGAGCGAGACATCGCCAAGGGCTACTCCCAGACCCCCTGTTCAGACAAAGCCAGCGCAGTCGCCCAGGGCCAGATCTCAATGCGCGAATTCGTTCGTGCCCTCGGCCGTAGCAAGGAATACCGCCAGCAGTTCCACGACGGTTTCGTCAACAGCCGCGTGGTGGAACTGGCTTACCGCCACTTCCTCGGCCGGGGCATCAGCTCCCTCGAGGAATTCCGCAAGTCATTCGCGATCCTCAGCGACCAGGGCCTCAATGGCCTGGTGGATGTGCTGGTGAACTCTTCGGAATACGCCCAGGCCTTCGGAGAGGAAACCGTTCCCTATCTGCGGGATCTCGGCACGGAAGCTCAGGAAAGTGCCGGCTGGGGCTCCAACCGCAAGCTGTTCAACTTCAGCGCCCCGTTCGATGGCGCACCGCAGTACGTCACCCTCTACGCCTCCTACCGCCAGCCCTTTGCCGACCAGCACGTCTACGGCGGTGGCAATGATCCGGTGGCGAACAAATTCGGCGCCATCTTCCCGAGCGGAACGGCCTCGGTGGCCACCCGACCAGCCCCCTACGGCTACGACAGTCGCCGATTGCTCGTGAGCAACGGCCTCAACAGCCCTGGCCAACTGGACAGCGACAGTTTCCGCAAGAGCCGCCCCCGCAAGGGTGGTCCGCGTGTGATGCGACTTCAGCAGATCGCCACGGGTGGCACTGTGAATCCAGGTCGAGGTGGTCAGCCCAGCGTTCGCACCACTGAAGCCAGCACCCAAGCCGTTATCAAGGCTGTTTACGTGCAAGTGCTCGGCAATGGTGGCTATGCGGGAGAGCGCATGAGCTCTGATGAAGCCCGCCTCGAAAACGGAGACATCTCACTAAGGGATTTTGTTCGGGCAGTTGCCAAATCCGATGCTTTCCGACGCCGCTACTGGAGCGGTCTTTACATCGTGAAGGCGATCGAAGTGATGCATCGGCGTTTGCTGGGCCGACCCACCTTCGGCCGCTGGGAAATCGATGCGCTCTTCGATACAGCCGCAAGACAGGGCTTCTTCGGCGTGGTGGACGCACTAATCGACAGCAAGGACTACAGCGAAGCTTTTGGGGCCGACACAGTTCCCTACGAACGTTTCATTACACCCGGTGATGTAACTGCACGCCGAACTCCAGGCTGGTCACGTGCTCTCAATCTTGAGGCTGCCGCTGACCTCACCCTCAGCAGCCGTCCCGAAACACAGCGGTCCGAGGCATTCCGCAGTAGTGGCGATGTGACGCCACGCAACCTGCCCGACACGCAAAAGACAGCCACCCAAGACTTCACGACAAAGACGAGCGGAAATGCCGCTGCGCCCAGTTGGCTCTCGGTAGTGCGTCAACAACGTCTTGCGTCCAACAGGACTGGCTTCCCTATGCGGCGAGCCAGCAACTCAACGCCAACCAGCATTGGTGGCCGGTCATGGAGCGTTGAGCTGATTTCTTCCAACGCGCGGAGCGGGCAAGCACTCCCACGCATGGGCATGGCTCTTGTCACAGAAGGCGCTGAAGGATTCCGCTTGCGGGGTGGACTTCCCGCGACGCTGGAGCTGAAACAGCCGTACAGCGAAGATGAGCTCGAGACTGCTGTGAATGCAACTTACAAGCAGCTTCTCAACCGTGTCCCCACAGGGAATGAGCGTCTGATCAGCGCGGAATCACGGCTGCGCAATCAGGACATTGACCTGACCGAGTTCATTGCTGAGGTAGCGATGAGCGAAGCGTTTCAGAACCGAATCGCCACAATGGCACCCCTTCGAGCCGCGTCTGCGGCAGGTTTGGCTCTGCTGGGACGCGCCACCACCCCAGCGGAGACCAGCCGCTTCCTGATCACCCGCGCTCAAGCGGGTCATGGCGCTGCCGTGACTGAACTTTTGGCGGAACGGATCAGCACGACGGTGCCCCGCATCGACGGCATGGCGACCACATCAGGGGTCAACCAAGCCACCATCCAGCGCACGGCCTCGCTCTACCGCGGCAATGCCGGCCTGAATCCCCCCAAGGGCGACGCGATCTGA
- a CDS encoding allophycocyanin subunit alpha: protein MSIVSNSIINADAEARYLSPGELDQIKAFVTGGQRRLRVAQVLCESRERIVKQAGGQLFQKRPDVISPGGNAYGEEMTATCLRDMDYYLRLVTYGIVAGDVTPIEEIGVIGAKELYRSLGTPLEALAESVREMKIVAMGLLTGADAEEAGTYFDYVVGSLA from the coding sequence ATGAGCATCGTCTCCAACTCGATCATCAACGCGGACGCCGAAGCCCGCTACCTCAGCCCTGGCGAACTCGACCAGATCAAAGCCTTCGTCACCGGCGGTCAACGCCGTCTGCGCGTGGCCCAGGTCCTGTGCGAGAGCCGCGAGCGCATCGTCAAGCAGGCTGGTGGTCAGCTTTTCCAGAAGCGTCCCGATGTCATCTCCCCCGGCGGCAACGCCTACGGCGAAGAGATGACCGCCACATGTCTGCGTGACATGGATTATTACCTCCGCCTCGTCACCTACGGCATCGTTGCCGGTGACGTGACCCCGATCGAAGAGATCGGTGTGATTGGCGCCAAAGAGCTCTACCGCTCCCTGGGCACACCCCTGGAAGCATTGGCTGAATCCGTGCGCGAAATGAAAATTGTCGCCATGGGCCTCCTCACCGGAGCCGACGCAGAGGAAGCCGGCACCTACTTCGACTACGTGGTTGGCTCCCTCGCCTGA
- the apcB gene encoding allophycocyanin subunit beta: MQDAITNVINKSDVQGLYLDTASMGSLESYFASGELRVRAAATISANASAIIRDAVAKALLYSDITRPGGNMYTTRRYAACIRDLDYYLRYSTYAMLAGDTSILDERVLNGLKETYNSLGVPIGATVQAIQAMKEVTAGLVGPDAGKEMGVYFDYICSGLGN; this comes from the coding sequence ATGCAAGACGCCATCACCAACGTCATCAACAAGTCGGACGTCCAGGGGCTTTACCTGGACACGGCTTCGATGGGCAGCCTCGAGTCGTATTTCGCCAGTGGTGAACTACGTGTGCGCGCTGCTGCCACCATCAGCGCTAACGCTTCGGCCATCATCCGTGATGCCGTTGCCAAAGCCCTGCTGTACTCGGACATTACCCGTCCCGGCGGCAACATGTACACCACTCGCCGCTACGCCGCCTGCATTCGCGACCTGGACTATTACCTGCGGTATTCCACCTACGCCATGCTGGCCGGAGATACCTCGATCCTCGACGAGCGTGTTCTGAACGGCCTCAAGGAGACCTACAACTCCCTGGGCGTTCCCATCGGCGCCACCGTTCAGGCCATCCAAGCCATGAAGGAAGTCACCGCCGGACTTGTCGGCCCTGATGCCGGCAAGGAAATGGGTGTTTACTTCGACTACATCTGCTCCGGTCTCGGCAACTGA
- a CDS encoding phycobilisome linker polypeptide, translating into MRLFKVTACIPSPEKVRTQRELQNTFFTKWVPYDSWFAEQQRIQKQGGRIIKVELCTGGQQVNVGN; encoded by the coding sequence ATGCGGTTGTTCAAAGTCACCGCCTGCATCCCCAGCCCTGAAAAGGTTCGGACGCAGCGCGAATTGCAGAACACCTTCTTCACCAAGTGGGTGCCCTACGACAGCTGGTTCGCTGAACAACAGCGCATCCAAAAGCAGGGCGGCCGCATCATCAAGGTGGAGCTCTGCACCGGGGGTCAGCAGGTCAACGTCGGCAACTGA
- a CDS encoding TlyA family RNA methyltransferase: protein MASKQRLDLELLTRGLVSSRQQAQQLIRAGKVRDGSGNLLDKPGTEVTPERELVVEQPPRFVSRGGEKLLEGLRAFPVPVKERVCLDGGISTGGFTDCLLQHGASRVYGVDVGYGQTAWSLRTDERVVLRERTNLRHLQPDDLYGAGDPWPSLAVTDVSFISLRLILPALRRLLRGPETDALVLVKPQFEVGKSRVGKGGVVRDPAAHRDAIESVIAAAAESGWQPQGLVASPITGPAGNHEYVLWLGEGDAAVFPDLDVLVAQTLHG, encoded by the coding sequence ATGGCGTCCAAACAGCGTCTTGATCTGGAACTCCTGACCCGTGGATTGGTCAGTTCACGCCAACAGGCGCAGCAATTGATTCGTGCTGGAAAGGTGCGGGATGGTTCCGGGAACCTGTTGGATAAGCCCGGAACAGAGGTGACGCCGGAGCGAGAACTTGTGGTGGAGCAGCCCCCCCGCTTTGTCTCTCGAGGGGGCGAAAAACTGCTAGAGGGCTTGAGGGCTTTCCCTGTGCCGGTGAAGGAGCGTGTCTGCCTGGACGGCGGCATCTCCACAGGGGGATTTACCGATTGCCTGCTGCAGCACGGCGCTTCTCGTGTTTATGGCGTTGATGTGGGTTACGGCCAGACGGCCTGGAGCTTGCGGACTGACGAACGGGTGGTGCTGCGGGAACGCACCAACCTGCGCCATCTGCAGCCCGACGATCTCTATGGAGCTGGCGATCCCTGGCCCAGTTTGGCCGTCACCGATGTGTCGTTCATTTCTCTGCGGCTGATTCTTCCAGCCTTGCGCCGGCTGTTGCGGGGCCCAGAGACCGATGCTCTGGTGCTGGTGAAGCCGCAGTTTGAGGTGGGCAAGAGCCGGGTCGGAAAAGGGGGCGTGGTGCGTGACCCTGCGGCCCACAGGGATGCCATTGAATCGGTGATTGCAGCAGCAGCAGAATCGGGTTGGCAGCCCCAGGGCTTGGTGGCTTCACCCATCACCGGGCCTGCCGGCAACCACGAGTATGTGCTCTGGTTGGGGGAGGGAGATGCCGCTGTTTTTCCGGATCTCGATGTTTTGGTGGCGCAGACCCTCCACGGTTGA
- a CDS encoding FtsW/RodA/SpoVE family cell cycle protein gives MGLAGFWSVAGLVVLASASWWVALREMGDGGFYLKRQAIWLMASWSLLGITISTNLRRWLRWSGPGLWIGCLLIAATLVMGTTVNGASRWLVLGPLQMQPSELVKPFVVLQAANLFAPWNRMSLDQKLLWLGSFGGLLLLILKQPNLSTAALMGLTLWMVAIAAGLRWRSLLGTALAGSLLGTSSILINEYQRIRVVSFLDPWNDPMGDGYQLVQSLLAIGSGGWMGQGYGLSTQKLQYLPIQSTDFIYAVFAEEFGFVGSVLLLLFLMLVAWVGLRVTLRCRSNQARLVAIGCSTILVGQSILNIAVASGAMPTTGLPLPLISYGGNSLISSLVILGLLIRCSLESTGLIGGRSHGLQRSLGRR, from the coding sequence ATGGGGCTGGCCGGATTCTGGAGTGTGGCAGGGCTGGTGGTGCTCGCGTCCGCAAGTTGGTGGGTGGCCCTGCGAGAAATGGGCGACGGCGGCTTTTACCTCAAGCGGCAGGCCATCTGGCTAATGGCCAGTTGGAGTTTGCTGGGCATCACGATCTCCACCAACCTTCGGCGCTGGCTGCGCTGGTCAGGCCCGGGGCTATGGATTGGCTGCCTGTTGATCGCCGCCACACTGGTGATGGGCACCACAGTGAACGGCGCCAGCCGTTGGCTGGTGCTGGGCCCACTGCAGATGCAGCCCTCGGAGCTGGTGAAACCCTTTGTGGTGCTGCAGGCCGCCAACCTGTTCGCTCCCTGGAACCGCATGAGCCTCGACCAAAAGCTGCTTTGGCTGGGGAGCTTCGGCGGGCTGTTGCTGCTGATCCTCAAGCAACCCAACCTCTCCACAGCGGCCCTGATGGGACTCACCCTCTGGATGGTGGCCATAGCGGCCGGCCTGCGCTGGCGCAGCCTGCTGGGCACCGCCCTTGCGGGATCGCTGCTGGGCACCTCCAGCATTTTGATCAATGAATATCAGCGGATCCGGGTGGTGTCGTTTCTGGATCCCTGGAACGATCCGATGGGAGATGGCTATCAGCTGGTGCAGAGCCTGCTGGCGATCGGATCGGGCGGTTGGATGGGGCAGGGCTATGGCCTCTCCACCCAAAAGCTCCAATACCTGCCGATCCAGAGCACCGATTTCATCTACGCGGTATTCGCCGAGGAATTTGGATTCGTGGGCTCGGTGCTGCTGCTGCTGTTCCTGATGCTGGTGGCCTGGGTGGGGCTGCGGGTGACCCTGCGCTGCCGAAGCAACCAGGCACGGCTTGTGGCCATCGGCTGCAGCACGATCCTGGTGGGCCAGTCGATCCTGAACATCGCGGTCGCCTCTGGGGCGATGCCCACCACCGGTCTGCCACTGCCCTTGATCAGCTACGGCGGCAACTCGCTGATATCGAGCCTGGTGATCCTGGGCCTGCTGATCCGCTGTTCACTGGAATCCACCGGCTTGATCGGCGGGCGATCCCATGGGCTACAACGGTCGCTGGGTCGACGCTGA
- a CDS encoding cytochrome c biogenesis CcdA family protein → MAQSSEKLLQSALADPGPLTLALVFGGGALTSLGPCSLSLLPVTLAYLAGFDDGQPAWQRSLAFCGGIVGALVVLGSISGLLGRIYGQVPALIPTLVAILAIAMGLNLLGVLRIPLPSGPDPEQWRQKVPAPLAPVAAGLAFGLAASPCTTPVLAVLLGWIAQSGRPLAGVALLSSFGIGQVLPLLLAGTFAAAIPKLLALRGISRWVPPASGVVLLTSGLLTLLARWS, encoded by the coding sequence ATGGCTCAGAGCAGCGAAAAGCTGCTGCAGAGCGCACTCGCGGATCCAGGTCCACTGACGCTGGCACTGGTGTTTGGTGGCGGCGCCCTCACCAGCCTTGGGCCCTGTTCCCTGTCATTGCTGCCGGTGACGCTGGCCTACCTGGCGGGCTTTGACGATGGCCAACCGGCCTGGCAGCGCAGCCTCGCCTTCTGCGGCGGCATCGTCGGTGCCTTGGTGGTGCTGGGAAGCATCAGCGGACTGCTGGGCCGGATCTACGGCCAGGTGCCAGCACTGATCCCCACATTGGTGGCGATCCTGGCGATAGCGATGGGGCTCAACCTGCTGGGAGTGCTGCGGATTCCACTGCCCAGCGGCCCGGATCCGGAGCAATGGCGTCAGAAGGTGCCGGCCCCGCTGGCGCCGGTGGCGGCAGGACTGGCTTTCGGGCTGGCGGCCTCACCCTGCACCACCCCCGTGTTGGCGGTCCTGCTGGGCTGGATTGCCCAGAGCGGACGTCCCCTGGCAGGGGTAGCCCTGCTCAGCAGCTTCGGCATCGGCCAGGTGCTGCCCCTGTTGCTGGCGGGCACCTTTGCAGCAGCCATTCCCAAACTGCTCGCCCTGCGGGGCATCAGTCGCTGGGTGCCGCCAGCCAGCGGAGTGGTGCTGCTCACCAGCGGTCTGCTCACCCTGCTGGCCCGCTGGAGCTGA
- a CDS encoding cytochrome c biogenesis protein ResB encodes MASGMGPLKRLAAWFSDLRLAIVLLLLIALASAVGTGIPQGDPPSSYIDAYSDTPWLGLLHGEQVLQLQLDHVYSSGWFLALLAWLGLALILCSWRRQWPALMAARRWIDYRTTRQLSKLAIAESQPCPDTSQGLTQLETVLRASGWQVQRKPQRLAARRGAIGRVGPLLVHTGLVLLMLGAAWGALAGNRLERFLAPGRSLDLLDRDGTSQLTITLDRFAIDRDPAGRTEQFRSALKLQGPNQSLDAEISVNHPLRHRGITVYQADWSLATISLQIGRSPVLELPLQTYPELGDQIWGLVLPTRPDGTEPVFLSLESEQGPATVFDADGQQLARLRPGGPSAEVKGLPMRVDAVLPASGLLLKRDPGVPLVYLGFAVLLVGGGLSLVATRQLWAIAADGTLSVGGLCNRNLAAFATELPQLLQQVVVDQQG; translated from the coding sequence ATGGCGAGCGGGATGGGCCCACTGAAACGCCTGGCCGCCTGGTTCAGCGATCTGCGGCTGGCCATCGTGCTTCTGCTGCTGATTGCTCTGGCCAGTGCCGTGGGCACCGGCATCCCCCAGGGGGATCCACCCTCGAGCTACATCGATGCCTACTCCGATACCCCCTGGCTGGGGCTGCTCCACGGCGAGCAGGTGCTGCAGTTGCAGCTCGATCATGTGTATTCCAGCGGCTGGTTTCTGGCCCTACTGGCCTGGCTGGGGCTCGCCCTGATCCTCTGCAGTTGGCGCCGTCAGTGGCCAGCACTGATGGCGGCCCGGCGCTGGATCGACTACCGCACCACACGCCAGCTGAGCAAATTGGCCATCGCCGAAAGCCAGCCCTGCCCCGACACGAGCCAGGGGCTGACGCAGCTGGAGACGGTGCTGCGGGCCAGCGGCTGGCAGGTGCAACGCAAGCCCCAGCGGTTGGCGGCCCGACGAGGCGCCATCGGCCGGGTGGGGCCCCTCTTGGTGCACACCGGCCTGGTGCTGCTGATGCTGGGCGCCGCCTGGGGCGCCCTGGCGGGGAACCGCCTTGAGCGATTCCTGGCCCCCGGCCGCAGCCTCGATCTGCTGGATCGTGATGGCACCAGTCAGCTGACGATCACCCTGGACCGCTTCGCCATTGATCGGGACCCGGCGGGCCGAACGGAACAGTTCCGCTCAGCTCTGAAGCTGCAGGGACCCAACCAAAGCTTGGATGCTGAAATCAGCGTCAATCACCCGCTGCGGCACCGGGGCATTACCGTTTACCAGGCCGATTGGTCGCTCGCGACAATCAGCCTGCAGATCGGACGCAGCCCCGTGCTGGAGCTGCCCTTGCAGACCTATCCGGAGCTGGGCGATCAGATCTGGGGTCTGGTGCTGCCGACCCGCCCCGATGGAACAGAACCAGTGTTTCTAAGCCTGGAGAGCGAACAGGGTCCCGCCACAGTGTTCGATGCCGACGGCCAGCAGCTCGCCCGGCTGCGACCGGGTGGACCCTCAGCAGAAGTCAAAGGCTTGCCGATGCGGGTCGATGCGGTGCTGCCGGCGAGCGGGCTGCTGCTCAAACGGGATCCTGGGGTCCCGCTGGTGTACCTGGGCTTCGCAGTGCTGCTTGTGGGCGGTGGGTTGAGCCTCGTGGCCACCCGGCAGCTGTGGGCCATAGCTGCCGATGGAACCCTCAGCGTGGGTGGCCTCTGCAACCGCAACCTTGCCGCCTTCGCCACTGAATTGCCTCAGTTGCTGCAGCAGGTGGTGGTCGATCAGCAGGGCTGA
- the queF gene encoding preQ(1) synthase: MTQTPLYGERAIAEAELICFDNPRPGRPYEVSIELPEFTCKCPFSGYPDFAVLRMIYQPGPRVVELKAIKLYVNSYRDQSISHEEVTNRILDDLVAATDPVWMQLEADFNPRGNVHTVVRVSHGTRQPC; this comes from the coding sequence TTGACCCAGACCCCCCTCTACGGCGAACGCGCCATCGCAGAAGCCGAGCTGATCTGCTTCGACAACCCCCGGCCTGGGCGCCCCTATGAGGTGTCGATCGAGCTGCCGGAATTCACCTGCAAATGCCCCTTCTCCGGCTATCCCGATTTCGCGGTGCTGCGCATGATTTATCAACCCGGGCCGCGGGTGGTGGAGCTGAAGGCGATCAAGCTGTATGTGAACAGCTACCGCGATCAGTCAATCTCCCATGAGGAGGTCACCAACCGTATCCTTGACGATCTGGTGGCGGCTACTGATCCGGTGTGGATGCAGCTGGAAGCCGATTTCAACCCCCGCGGCAACGTGCACACCGTGGTACGAGTGAGTCACGGCACCCGTCAGCCCTGCTGA
- a CDS encoding P-II family nitrogen regulator, with the protein MKKVEAIIRPFKLEDVKVALVEAGIIGMTVSEVRGFGRQKGQVERYRGSEFTVEFLQKLKIEVVVEDDRVEEVVESIADAARTGEIGDGKIFISPVESVVRIRTGDRDSTAL; encoded by the coding sequence ATGAAAAAGGTCGAAGCAATCATTCGTCCTTTCAAGCTGGAAGACGTCAAGGTGGCGCTGGTTGAGGCTGGCATCATCGGGATGACCGTAAGCGAAGTGCGGGGATTCGGCCGCCAGAAAGGCCAGGTGGAGCGCTACCGCGGCTCGGAATTCACCGTTGAATTTCTGCAGAAACTGAAGATTGAAGTGGTGGTCGAGGACGACCGCGTCGAAGAGGTGGTCGAGTCGATCGCTGATGCCGCCCGCACCGGTGAAATCGGTGACGGCAAGATCTTCATCAGCCCCGTGGAATCGGTGGTTCGCATCCGCACCGGCGACCGCGACAGCACGGCACTCTGA